Within the Maridesulfovibrio zosterae DSM 11974 genome, the region ATTGAGGCTGGTGTCAAAAGACTTATCATAGGCACTATGGCTCTTGAAGATGAAGAAACTTTTGCAAAACTTTGTGCAAAATTTCCTGGGCAGATCGGGGTATCTCTTGATGCTGTAAATGGTCAGCTTAAATCCCGTGGCTGGGTTGAAGATGCCGGAATTTCTATTTTGGATATTATCCCTCGTATGGAAGCAGCTGGTGCCGCTTTTATTATTTATACTGATATCAGCCGTGACGGAATGCAGACCGGGGTCAACTTGATCGCTTTGTCTGACCTTTGTGCTAAAACAAAGCTTCCTGTCATCGCAGCAGGCGGAGTTGCAACTCTTGAAGATGTTATCAATCTTCAGCCCTTAGTGTCGAAAGGCTTAGAGGGTGCTGTTTCGGGTCAGGCCATTTATACTGGTTCCCTTGATTTTGTCGAGGCAATAGAGTGGATTGAAAATAATTAGGAGATTCAATTGAAAACTATAGAAGTAAAAGGCATGAGCTGCCAGCATTGTGTCAGTTCTGTTGAAAAAGTTCTTAGTGGTATTGATGGACTTATTAATGTTAAAGTCAGCCTTGAAAATGGTTGTGCAACCTT harbors:
- the hisA gene encoding 1-(5-phosphoribosyl)-5-[(5-phosphoribosylamino)methylideneamino]imidazole-4-carboxamide isomerase; the encoded protein is MILFPAVDIKDGVCVRLSQGQADAVTVFSSDPVAQANYWENQGARYLHVVDLDGAFSGIPKNFDLIKEICNQLSIPVQLGGGIRDIETASKYIEAGVKRLIIGTMALEDEETFAKLCAKFPGQIGVSLDAVNGQLKSRGWVEDAGISILDIIPRMEAAGAAFIIYTDISRDGMQTGVNLIALSDLCAKTKLPVIAAGGVATLEDVINLQPLVSKGLEGAVSGQAIYTGSLDFVEAIEWIENN
- a CDS encoding heavy-metal-associated domain-containing protein produces the protein MKTIEVKGMSCQHCVSSVEKVLSGIDGLINVKVSLENGCATFDESSPVEVDKIKEMINKIGFEAGEIK